A single genomic interval of Terriglobus albidus harbors:
- a CDS encoding sulfatase family protein — MKEPCMPNRREFVQGGLATAASMLAPIGAKAADAAAPAKKPNLVFFLGEGQRADALSIAGHPILKTPHHDRIGKEGVRFQNAFCTNALCAPARATALTGLYSRSTGALSNQHGDVPLPADVPLFTDLLREAGYEIAIVGKVHIRNGVEERNWDYYFGHNDPGNDYANPYFKEGRKGQVGPVQRFSNVYPDDLATDRALAWLDEDRGDKPFCLLVWFVAPHEPFFRPRRHLDLYNGIPIPKPATFDDDLKGYPGKPKSFGEGHNKIGTTNSHVACGSLEGMTKDYYAGLVAVDENIGRIFNYLEKKKILDDTAIVHSSDHGYFLGEWRLFDKRLMHEPSIRVPLQIRYPKRIPAGTLRDEMVLDLDLAPTFLDLAGVTPPANLQGKSLLPLAKQADPHFRDEWLYEYFEFPNPENVAVHRGIRTKRHKLIHYYKDQPEAFELYDLEKDPGETQNLYGRAEHAGIQQELINRLSALQKRIPVREGVLQG; from the coding sequence ATGAAAGAACCTTGCATGCCAAACCGGCGGGAGTTTGTTCAAGGAGGCCTCGCAACTGCTGCGAGCATGCTTGCCCCGATCGGAGCGAAAGCCGCTGATGCCGCTGCCCCGGCCAAAAAACCAAACCTGGTGTTCTTTCTGGGGGAAGGGCAACGGGCAGATGCTCTCTCCATTGCCGGTCATCCAATTCTGAAAACGCCACATCATGATCGTATCGGCAAAGAGGGCGTCCGGTTTCAAAACGCCTTCTGCACCAATGCCTTGTGTGCTCCTGCGCGCGCCACGGCGTTAACCGGTTTGTATTCCCGCTCCACGGGAGCACTCTCGAATCAACATGGGGATGTTCCTTTGCCCGCGGATGTCCCATTGTTCACGGATCTGCTTCGTGAGGCTGGGTATGAGATTGCCATTGTCGGCAAAGTGCACATCCGGAATGGAGTTGAGGAACGCAACTGGGATTACTACTTCGGACATAACGACCCTGGCAATGATTATGCGAATCCGTACTTCAAAGAAGGCAGAAAAGGTCAGGTAGGACCGGTCCAGCGCTTTTCAAATGTGTATCCGGATGATCTGGCTACGGACCGCGCTCTTGCATGGCTGGACGAAGATCGCGGCGATAAGCCGTTCTGTCTGCTGGTATGGTTCGTCGCACCGCACGAACCGTTCTTCCGTCCGAGACGACATCTGGATCTTTACAATGGCATCCCGATCCCTAAGCCTGCGACATTCGATGATGACCTGAAAGGCTACCCCGGCAAGCCGAAGAGCTTTGGAGAGGGACACAACAAGATCGGAACCACGAACTCCCATGTGGCGTGCGGCTCGCTGGAGGGAATGACGAAGGATTACTACGCAGGCCTGGTTGCCGTCGACGAGAATATCGGCCGGATCTTCAATTATCTGGAGAAGAAGAAGATCCTGGACGATACTGCCATCGTTCATAGCTCTGACCACGGATACTTCCTGGGTGAGTGGCGGCTTTTCGACAAGCGGCTCATGCATGAGCCCTCCATTCGGGTTCCACTTCAGATTCGCTACCCGAAGCGGATACCGGCCGGCACACTGCGAGACGAGATGGTGCTGGATCTCGACTTGGCGCCCACGTTCCTCGACCTTGCGGGGGTAACGCCACCTGCGAATCTTCAGGGCAAAAGCCTTTTACCTCTGGCCAAGCAAGCCGATCCGCACTTCCGGGATGAGTGGCTCTATGAATATTTCGAGTTTCCGAATCCAGAGAATGTTGCTGTCCATCGTGGAATCCGCACCAAACGGCACAAACTGATCCACTACTACAAGGATCAGCCGGAGGCCTTTGAGCTCTATGATTTGGAGAAGGATCCAGGCGAGACGCAGAACCTTTATGGCAGAGCAGAGCACGCAGGTATCCAGCAGGAGCTCATCAACCGTTTGAGTGCTCTTCAAAAAAGGATTCCAGTACGTGAAGGAGTCTTGCAGGGCTAG
- a CDS encoding DoxX family protein: MDKKWQAKDIYTVFLRLALGTAFLSAVADRFGVWGPLGTRNVGWGDFSHFINYTRELTSMMPASSVPALAWIATSAEIVFGIALIVGWKTRTAAFLSGLLLLVFGLSMIYGLGLEPPLSYSVFSASAGAFLLSTCDEYKFSLDSITS, translated from the coding sequence ATGGACAAGAAGTGGCAGGCGAAGGACATCTATACCGTTTTCCTGCGGCTGGCGCTTGGGACAGCATTCCTCTCCGCCGTTGCGGATCGCTTTGGCGTATGGGGACCGCTGGGAACGAGAAATGTGGGATGGGGTGATTTCTCCCACTTCATCAACTACACCCGGGAGCTGACCTCGATGATGCCGGCCTCTTCAGTGCCCGCGCTGGCCTGGATCGCAACCAGCGCGGAGATCGTATTCGGCATCGCCCTCATCGTGGGCTGGAAGACGCGGACCGCGGCCTTTCTCAGCGGCCTGCTGCTTCTTGTCTTCGGCCTGTCGATGATCTACGGACTTGGACTAGAGCCGCCGTTGAGCTATTCGGTCTTTTCGGCATCCGCCGGAGCGTTTCTGCTTTCAACCTGCGATGAATACAAGTTCAGCCTGGACAGCATCACGTCATGA
- a CDS encoding cupin domain-containing protein: protein MKKAVIFLCLLAGTLAAQEARVTPLLSKDLPDLPGKEGRMIIVNYPPGGSTAVHRHNADVFVYVMEGSVVMQVKGGKQMTLTAGQSFYEAPGDIHLVSKNASTTAPAKFVVFFVTDKGAPISTPVK, encoded by the coding sequence ATGAAGAAAGCAGTCATCTTCTTATGTCTTTTGGCAGGCACGCTGGCGGCACAGGAAGCCAGAGTAACTCCTCTGCTCTCCAAAGACCTGCCGGATCTTCCAGGCAAGGAAGGCAGAATGATCATTGTCAACTACCCGCCCGGCGGATCCACCGCGGTACATCGGCACAACGCCGACGTCTTCGTCTACGTTATGGAAGGCTCGGTGGTGATGCAGGTAAAAGGCGGCAAGCAGATGACGCTTACAGCCGGACAAAGTTTCTATGAAGCGCCTGGGGACATTCACCTCGTCAGTAAGAACGCCAGCACGACGGCTCCTGCGAAGTTCGTCGTCTTCTTCGTGACCGACAAAGGCGCACCCATCTCTACTCCCGTCAAATAG
- a CDS encoding carboxymuconolactone decarboxylase family protein, which translates to MQSRLDAQKTSPAAYDAMLGLEAFLCKASKLEPSLLELIKMRASQINGCAFCLDMHSKDARAQGESEQRLYTLSAWREAPFFTDRERAALEWTEALTLITEGHAPDDVYERVKHYFSPEELVNITLAIITINGWNRIAIGFRYIPGEYQPGAHK; encoded by the coding sequence AACCTCTCCCGCGGCCTATGACGCCATGCTTGGCCTGGAAGCATTTCTCTGTAAGGCGTCGAAGCTGGAGCCGTCACTCCTTGAACTGATCAAGATGCGCGCCTCACAGATCAACGGGTGCGCCTTCTGCCTCGATATGCATTCGAAGGATGCGCGTGCACAGGGCGAGAGCGAGCAAAGACTCTATACACTTTCAGCCTGGCGCGAGGCTCCGTTCTTCACCGATCGGGAGCGTGCCGCGCTGGAATGGACAGAGGCGCTGACGCTGATTACGGAAGGACATGCGCCCGACGATGTGTACGAACGAGTCAAGCACTACTTCTCCCCGGAAGAACTCGTTAACATCACCCTGGCGATTATTACCATCAATGGATGGAACCGCATCGCGATCGGCTTCCGCTACATCCCCGGGGAGTATCAACCCGGCGCACACAAGTAG